Within the Candidatus Binataceae bacterium genome, the region ATGGTGCTGGCGGCCCAGTTCGAGAGCTTTATCCATCCGATCACGATCATGCTGTCGCTGCCGCTCGCGGTGCCGTTCGCGCTTATCTCGCTGTTTATCTTCCGCGATAATCTGATGCTGTTCTCGACTCTAGGCATCCTGTTGCTGTTCGGTATCGTGAAGAAAAATTCGATTCTGCAGATCGATCAGACGCTAAACTTGCTGCGCTCCGGGATCCCGCGCCGGCAGGCGATCCTGACCGCGAATCGCGATCGTCTGCGCCCGATCCTCATGACCACGGCCGCACTCGTCGCGGGCATGATCCCGGTACTATTCGGCCAGGGCGCGGGCGACAGCTCGATTCGCGCAATCGCGGTAGTTGTAATCGGCGGCCAGACACTCTGCCTCCTGATCACACTGCTAGTGACTCCAGTCGCATACTCACTCTTCGATGATCTCGAGAACTGGTTCAGCCGCAAAGGCCGCGCCGCCCGCCGCCTGCACCTCGTCGAACCCGAGCTCGCGCGTCAAATCGCGGATTAAACATCGCCCTACTTCGCAAAGCGTGAGCGCAGTGAGAGCCAAGCGGCTCACCGCTCGCCGCGTCGGGGCGAGGTCAGGTGCGAGCTTGATCGTGGCGGTGCTCATTTCGATGCCGCCTTGCGCGGGCGGGGGACGCTTACTAGATTCGCGGCGTGGACAAGGCTCTCGAAGATGCGCTCAATCTGCTGCTCGAGTCCGAGCGCTCGGGCGCCAAGGCGCTGGCGCAGTTGGTCGATGAGATCAATCTCGATGAGCTGCGCAAATTCCTCAGCGGCTCGCGCGATGTCGAGCGGCGCAACGCCGAGGAACTCGAGGCGCTGATCCGCACCAACGGCGGCACGCCGTCCGCCAACGTCGGTCCATTCGCAGGAAAAGTCGCCGCACTCAAAACGCTGCGCGAGCGCCTCGCGCTGCTATCGCGCGGCCAGGAATGGGCCGCACGCAAGACCGAGGTCGCCCTCGCGCTCGCGCCGGAATCAGGTCCGATCCACGACTACCTGACCGCGATGGCCAACCGTCATCGCGCCGAAGTCGAATGGGGCCGCGCCGAAGTAATCAAACTCCTCGGCGTGAATGGCTGAGCGCTACTTCTTCGGCGCAGGGGCGGGAACTTCCGCCATCCTCGCGGTCGTATCGTTGTCGAACTCCAGATGCAGCGCGCGCACGATCATGCCGTGCATCCGCCACAGTCCGATCACATAGACAAGCTCCATGATCTGATCGTCGCCCAGATGCTGCTTCAACGCGGCGAAGGTATCGTCCTCGATCAGGTTGCGGCCGACGAGCTCGTCGGTTGCCTGCATGACGGCGCGCTCGGCCGGCGTGAACTTGTCCGACAGTGCCCACGACTTGACCGCCGCGAGCTTGTCGGCCGCGACGCCGACCATCCTGCCCACCTTGAGATGCTGCGAATACTCGAACTTCGATTCGCCCACGATCCCGGTGCGGATGATCGCGAGCTCGCGGAGCTGCGCTGGAAGTTTGCGCCCCGGTTGCATCAACGCCATCAGCGAGTTGCGGGCCTGGAAGAGCAGGTCGGGCACCAGCGCGAAGGTGGTCCAATAATCGCCGGGCGTGCCGGTATCGGTGCCGGGCTCACCGACCGGATCGCGGCCGTGGAAAAACTGATTGTAGAGTTCTTTGATCTCGGGCGTCGCCTCGGCGAGGCTCACCTGCTTGAGTCGTCCCATGATTTTTCTCCTGCGATGAAGCTGGCGCCGATGCCGCGCGCTCGCTGAGATTCGCCCATCCCAAGGGTCAGGTCAAATGAGTTTTATGCGGCGCGGAAATATTGCCCGGGCGTCTGGCCGAAGGTCCCGCGAAAAGCCGAGATGAACGCGCTCGTGCTGTCGTATCCGACTTCGAGTGCGACCGTCGTAACGGCCTGACCCGCGGCGAGCAGCCTGAGCGCGTGACCCAGCCGCATCTGCTGGCGCCATTTGCCGAAACCCATTCCCGTTTCAGATTTGAACAGCCGCTCGATGGTGCGCTTGCTGGCGCCCGCCGATTTCGACAGATCATCGAGCGCGCGATCATCCGACGGATTTTCCTGCAACCGCGCCGCGACGCGCCTGGCCCGCAAATCGCGCGGTAGCGGCAGATGAACGGCCTCGGATTCCATGACCCGGAGTTGATCGATCAGCACATCGATAAGATGCGAGTGCGCCCGGTTGCCGGTCCTCAGGCCGTCCATCTCGACAATGCGCAGGATCAGTTCGCGCAAGAGCGGCGAGATCGCGATCGCGCGGCAGCGATCGGGTAATGAGCGGCTGAGCCTCGGCAGCAGGTAAAGCGTGCGCAGCGACACCGCCCCAGACATCTCGATTGAGTGACGGATGCGAGCGGGAACCCATACCCCGCGATGCGTCGGCACCACCCACGAGCCCGCGGGCGTCCGCACCGTCATCACGCCGCGCGAAGCGTAAACCAGCTGATGCCATGGATGCGAATGCGCGCGAATCACATGCCCATCGGCATATTCAGGCATGATACCGGTGCGAACCCGGTATTTGTAGGAGTCGAAAAACCAGTGACGCTTTTTCGTCATCGATTGGCAATCTAGCGCAAGACCGCCTGGGCCGGAAATGGTATTAGTCAATCGACTGACTATCTAATAGGTATTGAACCAAGGAGCCTCCGCTATGCTCGCCGACAAGGAAGTCATGTCATTCGTGGCGACCGCGCAACCTGATAAAGCCAAGGCATTCTATGGCGATGTCCTCGGTCTGAAACTGGTCGAAGACGCGTGGCATGCGATCATTTTCAAGATCGGAGACCGGCGGCTGCATATCCAGAAGCTGAAGGAATTTACGCCGCAACAATTCACGGTGCTCGGATGGTCGGTGCCGGACATCAAGGCCGTCGCTGCGGAACTCGCGCAGAGAGGCGTCAAGTTCGAGCGCCATCCCGGCATGGAGCAGGACGCCGAAGGCATCTGGACGACGCCCGACGGCGCCGGCAAGGTCTGCTGGTTCAAGGACCCGGAAGGCAACACGCTGTCACTGACGGAGTTCGCGAAGCCATAGTCCGCTGCGGCGGCGTTCGGGGCTTGACTTTTAGTGTATGTTGATGGGCTCAAGCTGCGAGAAATCGAGCTCAATCATTTCATCCCGGCCGTAAATCGAGATTGCGACCCGCGCCCTCTGGTCTGGGGCACGCACTTCCTCGACCCTGCCGTTGAAGCCACAAAAAGAGCCCGCGATGATCCTGACTTTGTCGCCAACATCGAACATCGCGAGAACCTCCGACTTGGGGGATTTGAGTGCATCATGGCGAGCGCGCGCGCCGGGAGCAACCATCAGGCGCGCGCCCCTTGAACGCCGACACGACCGAAGCGATAATCACGCTCGCGGTGGACGCATAGCTCAGCCCGGTTAGAGCACTTGCCTCACATGCAAGGGGTCGCAGGTTCAAGTCCTGCTGCGTCCACCAATAATTCCTCAAATCTTTCCAGCATTTTTCGGCGATCAATTGAGAATCACCTTTTCGCCGGCGTCCGTCTGTGGGGACTTTTGTGGGGACCCTTCAGCAGAAATGGCGGCTGAAGCCTCCTTTTCGAGCGCTTCGATGGCCGATTTCTTGGCCTGATTCCGAATATGACTGTATCGAGCGAGCATAGAACGGGAAACGTGTCCCGCGAGACTCATGATCGTTTGCTCGGAAATCTACGGTTTCTCAGCGAGACGCGTGATGAACGTATGCTGAAGGTCGTGCCATCGGCAACGCACGCCTGCTGTCACGCACGCGTCCTTCCAAGCCTTTTTCCATTGGCCTATCGGTTCGTCGAAGCGAAGGCCGTGCACATGGGGTTTTCGTTGGTAACCTGTGAACCCGATTGAATGACGTGGAAACACAAACGTCTCAGGATCGCTTTGAGAAAATCGCGACAGCCAGAGAGTGAGAGCACCGCAAGCGCGACGGCTGAGCGGAATCGTTCTTCCGGTACCGGCTTCAGTCTTGGATTTTGTTACCGTGATGAACCCGGATTCGATTGTGCCGTTCTTCCAGACGAGACTGAGATCCTTTTTCTGCAGCGCGCGAATCTCGGCGGCGCGAAGTCCTGTATCTAAAGTGATCGAGAGCAACGGCAGCAGCGCGGGTGATCTACTTTTTCCTGCTGCTTCGATCAGCTTCTTCTCTTCGCCATAGCTGAGCGCGCGGCCCACATCCTTCCGCTCGCGAAGCATTTCGACAGCATCCGCCATCGGGGCCCAGAGCCGATGGGTTTTCAGAACCGTACGTAGGGCCCCGACTTCGATGTTTACGGTTCTGGCTGATACTCCGGTTTCCAAACGCCTGGTCTGATACGCGCGAATATCTTCCGGCGAGATGTCGCAGACGAGCTTGCTCCCAAATGCCACGATCATCGGCTTCAGCGCGTACTTGTAGAGTTCGCCGGTATTCGCTGCGCACCGACATCGCTTGTCTTCGAGTACACGCTGCGCCGCGATTTTAAAAGCAGTACTTTGAAAGCAGCCGGACAACCGCAGCACAGAAACCCACACACCCATTCATCAACTGCGAGAGTGCCTCAACAGCGCCTTGCGCATGTACCAGGCATGCGAGCTGAGCCACAGGCCCCAGATTGCCATTGGCATATGGAACGCCGCCCATCCATGGTACGCCAAGGGTCCAATTTTGAAGAAAGCGGGACCACCTGCACAAACGAGCAAGACGGCACCCACCAACGAAGCCTTCGACAGGTAATGCGGGACCAGTGGATGCGGACTGAGGTCTGACATTGTCACAAGAGCGGCGGCGATCATCTCCAATGACAGAAAGACCCAACCCAGTAGGAAGCCAAACCAGTCTGTGTCGTTGAACGCCACTATCACATCCGCCACTGCCTCCTGGCGATATGCAGCTCCGATCCAAAAACCTGCGTTCAGAAAGACGATCAATGCTATGAAACATCCGCTGACGGCTGTCGTGATAGACCATAGTGGATGGGGGCCTTCGAGTTCAGCCAGGATAAGGCCGAACTGTATCGAGGCCGGCACCCTGATCACCCGCCACGTCTATGAGAGTACCGTTGTTCTCAATCGAGCAGGGGTTCTGTGCCTGCAGCCATGCGCCAGCGATATAACTACAAATGCGTAGAGTCCCTTGATCAGACCCAACTGGCCGTCACGCTTCGGTTTCGCTCCGGTCGCCAGGGTGAAATTTCCGCGACCGCTTTCGCCGGCATAGCCGAGAAGTAACGGTTCCCCGGAACGGAAGGCAATGTCGCCTTCTTACAATATCTCTGCTTGCGTTCACCTGGGTTGAGATTGATCATTTTTTGAACGCAACCGGAGAAGGCTCTGCCACTTTTGAAGATGATTCGGGGAAGCAGCTTGCGATCCGGACTCTCGGCGTTGTTGATCGCATCGCTTGCACTAGTCTCATGTGAGTTGAGGCCGCACGTTGTTGGATCGGTCAACACCGAATTTAATCTGATCGGGCCTGACCACAAGATCATCGTCGAATCCTAGGACGACGCTGACGATCTGCATTCCGCGTGGTGACGGACGTCGATTCAAGCTAATCAGTTCAACGGGGTACCGGGCGGGAGTAGCCCTGAAGTAGCCTTGGATTCAGACTCGACCGCACCGGTATCACAAAGACTGGGGTGCGTCGGATCAGGACGGCTCGCATCGCGCTGATCGCTGGTCAGTGGATTTTCGCCCGACAGGTCCGCGCAGTCGCCAACCGGGATCGCATCGATCGCCGGACTGCCTGTGAGCAACATGATAGTCGGGGTGAAGCCACCATTGTCCTTCAGCGCGGTGTCCAAACCTAGGGTCGGGTTGCTGGTGTTGTTGGTGCCTGGGCAGGATGGACTTGAAGGGTTCCGGAGATTGTTGAGGTCGTCCGTAATGTTGGTGCAGGTCACATCGCGCAACACGCTGCTGCTCAGACTAAATCCAGCCCCAGGTCCGCTGAGAGTGGAAGATAGTATGGTGGAAAAGGTGACATCTGCGGTGCCGGAATCGAGCTTGATTCCATCCGGCACCTTGGAAGTTCCGAGGAATGTACTATTGATAATGCCGAGAGCGGCCTGTTTATCGGCGTAAATTCCACCGGCGTTACTCAGGTTGTTCAAGAAGGTATCGCCGGACAGCGTCAACGGCGAACCTCCTGTCGCGTAGATCGATCCGCCCTTTCCGGTGGCGAGGTTGCCGCGAAAATAGGTGCGCGTGATCGAAGCGGAGTTCGTCTTGGAGAAGTCGGAGAGTTCAATCGCACCCCCGTCTCCGGGGATAAGGTTCGGAAAACCGGGCGCCGCATTGCCAAGGAATTGAATGCCGTCGATGCTCAGTTTACCGCCATCGGCAAAGATTCCGCCGCCGTTAAACAGTGCTCCGTTCGATGCAATCTGAACATTACCCAGTGATTGGCCGGGGTCGCGTTGGATGGAAACATTGCCGCCCTCACTATAGATCGCGCCGCCCGCGCTCGTGGCGCTGTTGTTGTTAATTGTGAAGTTGCTCGACTTGATGTTCAGAGTCGCGCCCCCGCCGACGTATATCGCGCCGCCATTGCGCGCGGTATTGCCATTGAACGCGCCGCCAGTGATAGTGGCGGTACTCTTGTTTTGAAGGTAAATTGCACCGCCAAAATTGTCCGCTGAACCGTTTTCCAAGTTCGCGTTGATAGTGGCAGTGCCTAATGAGAGGTATAGAATTCCACCGTTGATCGGCCTGCGATCTCTACCGTTTTGGTTGGAAAAAAGGCATGGTCCGGAAGTGCCGTTGGGCTGTATCGTCAAAGTGCCGCCGATGGTTCCGATTACGCTCCTGAACTCGGCGCCATTGACCACGACGCTTATACCAGTGAGCGTCAGTGTCGCTCCACCGTCTATTGTGAAGTATGTCGCCTGCCGCAGGTTGTAGCAGACATTTGCCGGCTTAGGTTTGATTTCAACGCCAGCTCCCTCGGTGCCTCCTTCGATCGGTTCCAGCGGTCTGCCGATGTCAATGGTATTGCCGATGATATCGAGGACAATCGTATCGTTCGCAGAGCGGTCGCCGGCGCCGCAACTTGAGAGGGGGGCCGAGGTTGACTCGTTGTGGGAGTAGATCGCCTGCCGAAGGTTGCAAAGACCCGGGATGTTCGCATCCGACGCATTATTCACGGTGATAACATTGGCGCAGGCGAGCCACGGTCGCCCCGCAACGAACACGGACAAGAAGCCAAGCGCTAAGCCCACGCGCGAAATTCTGAAGCGAGGGCGCTCATTTATAACTCGGTTCATCGAGGTTCTCCACTGGTTTAAGCGAAGGAATCTTTTGCAAAGGGAAGCCCTTGTCCGCGGGCATAGGCAACATACAAACCAAAAACGACCGTCGCAAGCGTCATCGTATTAATCCAAGCAGATCTGGTTAATCTGCCGTTATCGCAAGTTTGTTGAGCGCGACTCGCAGGCCAGAATGTGTCGATCTTTGGTGCCTGAAAGATGCCGGCCCGTTCGAGGCCCAATGCTTGACCGCCCCCGCTTGCACATAATTCGAGCGTCGTGAGGGTTTCCGTGAAAGGTGGTCAAAAAACCGAGGGTCAATTGTTCGTCAGGCTGGCTGGTTGAAGAAGTTGTATGCCGGTCGTGCATGATCTGGTCACCGACCATAGCGATTTATTCCAAACAGTGAAGGGGTGCGGGGCGGCGCTGGCGGTAGCCGAGGACCGTGAGCCGGCGCGAGTTCGAGCGGTTCATGCCGGACGGTAGTGCGGACGGCGTAGCCAGGTCCGAAGGGACCGCTGGAGAACTCGTTTTGGTACTGAGCGTGCGCCGACGCGAGCAAGAACCTTGGGCTAAAGTCCAATTTGCGGATGAGCCGTCCCACAGGCATCATCTGTGAGACCTGATTGCACGATGAGCGCCATGGCTGAGTTCAGGACAGGTCCGGAGGATGCCGCAATGAAAGAGAATTCCGCTACATCAAGACCTGGCTTCGGCGTCAGAACTCTGGCGCTCGCGCTCCTCTTAGCTGCGCTTGGCGGAACGCGCGCCTCGGCGCAGCAAGCTGCGGCTCCTCTCAGCACAGATGAAGCATCAGCGATCGCGACCGACGCATACGTCTACGGCTACTCTTTGATCACCACCGAAGTGACGCGGGTGCAGTTCAGCAACGTTCCCAAGTCCGAGGGTCTGCACGCGCCGATGGGGCAGTTTGTCAACGTCAAACGCTATCCGCCGGCTAATTTCCGTGGAGTCTCAGCGCCCAACGCCGACACGCTGTACTCGATCGCCTGGCTCGATCTGGCAGAGCCGCAGGTGTTCAGCCATCCGGATATGGGCAAGCGGTTTTACCTGTTTGAGATGACCGATCTATGGATGACGGATTTCGAGACGCCAGGCACCCGCACCGCGGGCGGCGATGCCGCCCGTTATCTGATCACCGGCCCGGGCTGGAATGGTACGGTCCCGGCCGGTCTCAAACAAATCAAATGCGCGACTCGTTACATGGTCATTTTGGGACGGACCTACGCCAACGGCACCGAGAAGGATTACAAGACGGTCAATGCCTTGCAAGCGCAATACAAGATCGTTCCATTGAGCGCTTACGGAAAGCCCTACACCTACCAGGCACCGCCGGTGAACCCCAATCCGGGCTTCAGCATGACGGACGCGCCGCAGAAAGTGATCAACGCGATGGACATATCAACCTACTTCAACCTGATGGCGAAGCTGATGAGCGAAGCAGCTCCTCCAGCCCCGGAAGACGCGCCGATGCTTGCTCGGATGGCGAAGATAGGCTTGGTACCGGGACAGGCATTCGATATTTCCAAGCTCGATCCTGCAGTACAAGCGGTTCTGACGGATGCCAACAAGTCCGCCATGAAGTTCATTGAAAAAAACAAGGACAGCATGGGCGCCACGGTGAACGGCTGGGTGATAGCAAAAGATCTCGGCATCTACGGGACGAACTACACCAAGCGAGCAGTAGTTGCCGCCTACGGCTGGCCGGCCAACCGGCAGGAGGATGCCATCTATCCCTACACCTTCGTGGACAGTACGGGAGCAAAGCTCACCGGCGCGAAGAAGTACACGCTGAGCTTCGCCAAGGGCGAGACGCCGCCGGTGGACGGTTTCTGGTCGATCACGATGTACGAGGTCGACAATGGCTGGTGGTTCGTGCCAAACCCGCTTAACAAGTTCACCGTCAGCCCGCGCAACAATCTGAAGTATAACCCTGACGGCTCGCTGACGCTCTACTTCCAGACCGAATCGCCCGGCAAGGACAAGGAAGCAAACTGGCTACCGGCTCCGACCGGTGACTTCATCCCTATGTTGCGAATGTACTGGCCGAAGGAATCTGCGCCTTCCATTTTGGATGGCACTTGGAAACCTCCTGCAGTGAAGCAGGCTTCGTAGATCACCTCGCCGAGTTTCAGGCCATTTGAAAGGAACCCTCGGCACAAACGGCCGCCAGTGCTTAGCCACGCTGCAAGTTCGGGGCGCGAGTGGCCGATTAGAATCAGCGGGTTGCCCAGTTTTCGGTAAAGTTAGCGCGCCTTGCCTGCGGCCAGAGCTTTTACATCGCTCGTCGTGAGGGGTTTCCCCGCGATACCCCAATCTCCGCTTTTGACTTCTTCTACTATCACCCAAGTGACGGGACGCATGTTTTCACCTTCGATTGAAACCATTGTGTCGGTAAGTTTGCGGACCATCTCGCTTTTCTGGGCGTCGGTGAATACTCCCTCGATCACCTTGACATTGATTAGTGGCATTTTCTCAGACCCCTCAATGACGTTGTCACAACCGTAACGCTGAAGCGCGGAAACCACAAGCGCGGAGCGCGGCTGCGAGGCGAACGTTCATCCGACTTTCAAGAGATGAAGCGACTCTCTTGCGACGCGGGCGGCCAATTTGGTAAACGCCTGCGCTCATCTCCACTATTACTCCCTTTTCTCCCCTCCTGGGCGCGGTTTCCGAATAGGGCGGCTGCTAGGGAATTTATCGCTGCTGTTCGAGAGAATCTTACCGAGGCCGCCTTTTGGTCAAATCTAACTGGAGGAAGTC harbors:
- a CDS encoding DUF6306 domain-containing protein — translated: MDKALEDALNLLLESERSGAKALAQLVDEINLDELRKFLSGSRDVERRNAEELEALIRTNGGTPSANVGPFAGKVAALKTLRERLALLSRGQEWAARKTEVALALAPESGPIHDYLTAMANRHRAEVEWGRAEVIKLLGVNG
- a CDS encoding choice-of-anchor Q domain-containing protein, producing the protein MNRVINERPRFRISRVGLALGFLSVFVAGRPWLACANVITVNNASDANIPGLCNLRQAIYSHNESTSAPLSSCGAGDRSANDTIVLDIIGNTIDIGRPLEPIEGGTEGAGVEIKPKPANVCYNLRQATYFTIDGGATLTLTGISVVVNGAEFRSVIGTIGGTLTIQPNGTSGPCLFSNQNGRDRRPINGGILYLSLGTATINANLENGSADNFGGAIYLQNKSTATITGGAFNGNTARNGGAIYVGGGATLNIKSSNFTINNNSATSAGGAIYSEGGNVSIQRDPGQSLGNVQIASNGALFNGGGIFADGGKLSIDGIQFLGNAAPGFPNLIPGDGGAIELSDFSKTNSASITRTYFRGNLATGKGGSIYATGGSPLTLSGDTFLNNLSNAGGIYADKQAALGIINSTFLGTSKVPDGIKLDSGTADVTFSTILSSTLSGPGAGFSLSSSVLRDVTCTNITDDLNNLRNPSSPSCPGTNNTSNPTLGLDTALKDNGGFTPTIMLLTGSPAIDAIPVGDCADLSGENPLTSDQRDASRPDPTHPSLCDTGAVESESKATSGLLPPGTPLN
- a CDS encoding DUF1254 domain-containing protein; amino-acid sequence: MAEFRTGPEDAAMKENSATSRPGFGVRTLALALLLAALGGTRASAQQAAAPLSTDEASAIATDAYVYGYSLITTEVTRVQFSNVPKSEGLHAPMGQFVNVKRYPPANFRGVSAPNADTLYSIAWLDLAEPQVFSHPDMGKRFYLFEMTDLWMTDFETPGTRTAGGDAARYLITGPGWNGTVPAGLKQIKCATRYMVILGRTYANGTEKDYKTVNALQAQYKIVPLSAYGKPYTYQAPPVNPNPGFSMTDAPQKVINAMDISTYFNLMAKLMSEAAPPAPEDAPMLARMAKIGLVPGQAFDISKLDPAVQAVLTDANKSAMKFIEKNKDSMGATVNGWVIAKDLGIYGTNYTKRAVVAAYGWPANRQEDAIYPYTFVDSTGAKLTGAKKYTLSFAKGETPPVDGFWSITMYEVDNGWWFVPNPLNKFTVSPRNNLKYNPDGSLTLYFQTESPGKDKEANWLPAPTGDFIPMLRMYWPKESAPSILDGTWKPPAVKQAS
- a CDS encoding carboxymuconolactone decarboxylase family protein; translated protein: MGRLKQVSLAEATPEIKELYNQFFHGRDPVGEPGTDTGTPGDYWTTFALVPDLLFQARNSLMALMQPGRKLPAQLRELAIIRTGIVGESKFEYSQHLKVGRMVGVAADKLAAVKSWALSDKFTPAERAVMQATDELVGRNLIEDDTFAALKQHLGDDQIMELVYVIGLWRMHGMIVRALHLEFDNDTTARMAEVPAPAPKK
- a CDS encoding tyrosine-type recombinase/integrase; its protein translation is MGVWVSVLRLSGCFQSTAFKIAAQRVLEDKRCRCAANTGELYKYALKPMIVAFGSKLVCDISPEDIRAYQTRRLETGVSARTVNIEVGALRTVLKTHRLWAPMADAVEMLRERKDVGRALSYGEEKKLIEAAGKSRSPALLPLLSITLDTGLRAAEIRALQKKDLSLVWKNGTIESGFITVTKSKTEAGTGRTIPLSRRACGALTLWLSRFSQSDPETFVFPRHSIGFTGYQRKPHVHGLRFDEPIGQWKKAWKDACVTAGVRCRWHDLQHTFITRLAEKP
- a CDS encoding VOC family protein, which produces MLADKEVMSFVATAQPDKAKAFYGDVLGLKLVEDAWHAIIFKIGDRRLHIQKLKEFTPQQFTVLGWSVPDIKAVAAELAQRGVKFERHPGMEQDAEGIWTTPDGAGKVCWFKDPEGNTLSLTEFAKP
- a CDS encoding helix-turn-helix transcriptional regulator gives rise to the protein MTKKRHWFFDSYKYRVRTGIMPEYADGHVIRAHSHPWHQLVYASRGVMTVRTPAGSWVVPTHRGVWVPARIRHSIEMSGAVSLRTLYLLPRLSRSLPDRCRAIAISPLLRELILRIVEMDGLRTGNRAHSHLIDVLIDQLRVMESEAVHLPLPRDLRARRVAARLQENPSDDRALDDLSKSAGASKRTIERLFKSETGMGFGKWRQQMRLGHALRLLAAGQAVTTVALEVGYDSTSAFISAFRGTFGQTPGQYFRAA
- a CDS encoding 4-oxalocrotonate tautomerase family protein; translation: MPLINVKVIEGVFTDAQKSEMVRKLTDTMVSIEGENMRPVTWVIVEEVKSGDWGIAGKPLTTSDVKALAAGKAR